In Eublepharis macularius isolate TG4126 chromosome 4, MPM_Emac_v1.0, whole genome shotgun sequence, the following are encoded in one genomic region:
- the JAGN1 gene encoding protein jagunal homolog 1 isoform X1, producing MASRAGPRAAGTDGSDFRHRERVAEHYQMSVSLKYEIKKLIYIQVALWLLVATQMCVAHFKMLPHDQVAMPYQWEYPYLLSIIPSLFGLLSFPRNNISYLVLSMISTGLFSVAPLIYGSMEMFPMAQQLYRHGKAYRFIFGFSAVSVMYLLVVIAVQVHGWQLYYSKKLLDSWFTSTQEKKKK from the exons ATGGCTTCCCGCGCGGGACCTCGCGCCGCGGGGACTGATGGCAGCGACTTCCGGCACCGGGAGCGTGTGGCCGAGCATTACCAGATGAG TGTGTCCCTCAAGTATGAGATTAAGAAGTTGATCTACATCCAGGTGGCACTGTGGCTGCTGGTGGCAACGCAGATGTGTGTTGCTCATTTCAAGATGCTGCCCCACGACCAGGTGGCTATGCCCTACCAGTGGGAGTACCCTTACTTACTCAGTATCATCCCTTCACTGTTTggcctcctctccttcccccgaAACAACATCAGCTACCTGGTTCTCTCCATGATCAGTACGGGCCTTTTCTCAGTGGCGCCCCTCATCTATGGCAGTATGGAGATGTTCCCTATGGCCCAGCAGCTCTACCGTCATGGCAAGGCCTATCGCTTCATCTTCGGCTTCTCTGCTGTCTCAGTAATGTACTTGCTGGTGGTGATTGCTGTGCAAGTTCATGGCTGGCAACTTTATTACAGCAaaaagctactggactcttggtttaCCAGCactcaggagaagaagaagaaatga
- the JAGN1 gene encoding protein jagunal homolog 1 isoform X2 → MCVAHFKMLPHDQVAMPYQWEYPYLLSIIPSLFGLLSFPRNNISYLVLSMISTGLFSVAPLIYGSMEMFPMAQQLYRHGKAYRFIFGFSAVSVMYLLVVIAVQVHGWQLYYSKKLLDSWFTSTQEKKKK, encoded by the coding sequence ATGTGTGTTGCTCATTTCAAGATGCTGCCCCACGACCAGGTGGCTATGCCCTACCAGTGGGAGTACCCTTACTTACTCAGTATCATCCCTTCACTGTTTggcctcctctccttcccccgaAACAACATCAGCTACCTGGTTCTCTCCATGATCAGTACGGGCCTTTTCTCAGTGGCGCCCCTCATCTATGGCAGTATGGAGATGTTCCCTATGGCCCAGCAGCTCTACCGTCATGGCAAGGCCTATCGCTTCATCTTCGGCTTCTCTGCTGTCTCAGTAATGTACTTGCTGGTGGTGATTGCTGTGCAAGTTCATGGCTGGCAACTTTATTACAGCAaaaagctactggactcttggtttaCCAGCactcaggagaagaagaagaaatga